A window of Paenibacillus sp. 19GGS1-52 contains these coding sequences:
- a CDS encoding Nif3-like dinuclear metal center hexameric protein: MALTFGRIIEQLTAGIHTLERTVDKLEPGSLETDVQGIVTAFSASQYVIEQAIALGANLIITHEGVFFSHQDNQEWLQRDPVYKQKVELIASSSGMGIYRFHDYLHRYTPDGIMKGLLRELEWEKYVTQHQPHVSILTIPAMGVREVADYLKRQLQIPYVRVAGKLSTLCCRVGILVGYRGSGTTVIPLFEQESLDLIIVGEGPEWETPEYIKDAVHQGRNKALIMLGHAESEAPGMRYLADLLSEQFPKLPIHFVKDEPVYQIV; the protein is encoded by the coding sequence ATGGCACTCACTTTTGGACGAATTATAGAGCAGTTAACGGCAGGAATTCATACGCTGGAGCGAACCGTAGACAAGCTGGAGCCAGGCTCTCTGGAGACGGATGTACAAGGAATCGTCACGGCCTTCTCCGCTTCGCAATATGTGATAGAACAGGCTATCGCGCTTGGCGCCAACCTGATCATCACGCATGAAGGCGTTTTTTTTAGCCATCAGGATAACCAAGAGTGGTTGCAACGCGACCCTGTATATAAGCAAAAAGTCGAACTGATCGCAAGCTCGTCGGGTATGGGCATCTATCGCTTTCATGATTACTTGCACCGTTACACGCCGGATGGGATCATGAAAGGGCTGCTCCGTGAGCTTGAATGGGAGAAATATGTTACTCAGCATCAGCCGCATGTATCCATCTTGACTATTCCAGCTATGGGGGTTCGAGAGGTTGCCGATTATCTGAAACGACAGCTGCAAATTCCTTACGTGCGCGTAGCGGGCAAGCTCTCCACATTATGCTGCAGAGTAGGAATACTGGTTGGTTACAGAGGAAGCGGGACTACGGTTATTCCCTTATTTGAACAGGAGTCCTTGGATTTAATCATTGTTGGAGAAGGTCCTGAGTGGGAGACGCCAGAGTATATCAAAGACGCTGTGCATCAAGGGCGCAATAAAGCCTTAATAATGTTGGGTCATGCTGAAAGCGAAGCGCCGGGTATGAGGTATCTAGCTGATCTGCTCTCGGAGCAATTCCCGAAATTGCCGATCCACTTTGTGAAGGATGAACCCGTCTATCAAATCGTATAA
- a CDS encoding histidine kinase — protein sequence MVTRIDELLKAVYAEQDQKRVAELRALQAQINPHFLYNTLDMIKWTALIQKANNAAEMVSLLSRLLRISLGKPEETVTVEEEIEHVQCYLGIQKFRFNYNIETEFEMDDDVRLLQTPKLILQPIVENAMIHAFADQESGGRITISCCKVPGQGVRFEVADNGKGMDPAFARSLLTEPIPGAGKTGGIGLANVDERIKLICGKMYGIEIQSEPGIGTTIRIMLPLMT from the coding sequence ATGGTCACGCGAATCGATGAACTGTTGAAAGCGGTCTATGCGGAGCAGGACCAGAAGAGGGTAGCAGAGCTAAGAGCGCTGCAAGCGCAGATTAACCCGCATTTTCTGTACAATACGCTTGATATGATCAAATGGACAGCGCTGATTCAGAAGGCCAACAACGCTGCGGAAATGGTAAGCCTGCTATCACGGCTGTTGCGTATCAGTCTCGGTAAGCCCGAAGAGACAGTTACTGTGGAAGAGGAAATAGAACATGTGCAATGCTATTTGGGCATTCAGAAGTTTCGTTTCAATTACAATATTGAAACAGAGTTTGAAATGGATGATGATGTGAGGCTGTTGCAGACGCCCAAACTGATCTTGCAGCCTATAGTTGAGAATGCGATGATTCATGCTTTTGCTGACCAGGAGTCTGGAGGCCGGATCACCATTTCATGCTGCAAGGTTCCGGGCCAAGGTGTACGGTTTGAGGTGGCGGATAACGGCAAGGGAATGGACCCCGCATTTGCCCGCAGCCTTCTGACAGAGCCAATCCCCGGTGCGGGGAAAACTGGAGGAATAGGACTGGCCAATGTAGATGAACGGATTAAGCTCATTTGTGGAAAAATGTACGGTATTGAAATTCAAAGCGAACCCGGAATAGGAACCACCATTAGGATCATGCTTCCTTTGATGACGTAG
- a CDS encoding cache domain-containing protein: protein MRYKWMLLLILFSLTPLVVMGIISFSISKSTINDKVTQYSEHLLYQTVDNLDTRLGIYKDMMMQVLNNNEIINMLRTLDESAAVSYDVDSLSLTTKLSTIVAINQDVQSISFVSQKHYIKGIYRWSKRTRTEVNPFLLTLEDGSNFRWYSTRYGTYVDSLNSQSSYVFSLAKQLYKISDDSPLGIIAVLDIREDVMKELISKAVTNNEDLQSFVIDGSGMLVSYPDSRLIGKNVTEVLGTSGYEQIKNSETGEQRFPLTYKGDSLIVNTKKLHSNDWVVVNVISKAALYQDSNRLLQIFVIIALLCIVFSILAAVVLANSITNPILKMIRLMRQVMSGELTVRYKAKAGMTNLIYWATTLTIWSRESMNC, encoded by the coding sequence ATGCGTTATAAATGGATGCTGCTCTTAATACTCTTCTCCTTGACACCACTGGTTGTCATGGGGATTATTTCTTTTTCCATATCCAAATCAACTATTAATGATAAGGTGACACAATACTCCGAACATTTGCTTTACCAGACTGTCGATAATTTGGATACGCGCCTTGGCATCTATAAAGATATGATGATGCAGGTTCTAAATAACAATGAAATTATAAATATGCTGCGGACGCTTGATGAAAGTGCTGCGGTCAGCTACGATGTGGATAGCCTGTCACTTACGACGAAGCTGTCCACGATCGTGGCGATCAATCAGGATGTGCAGTCCATCTCCTTTGTGTCGCAGAAGCATTACATAAAAGGAATATACCGCTGGAGCAAGAGGACCCGCACAGAGGTGAATCCGTTCCTCTTGACCCTTGAGGATGGCAGCAATTTCCGCTGGTATTCCACCCGTTATGGAACCTATGTGGATAGTCTGAATTCCCAGAGCAGCTACGTTTTCTCATTGGCCAAGCAATTGTATAAAATATCCGATGACAGTCCTCTAGGCATTATTGCCGTTCTGGATATCCGTGAGGATGTAATGAAAGAACTGATATCCAAAGCGGTGACCAACAATGAGGATTTGCAAAGCTTTGTTATTGATGGCAGTGGAATGCTAGTTTCTTATCCGGACAGCAGGCTGATCGGCAAAAATGTGACTGAGGTGCTGGGGACATCCGGTTATGAGCAAATTAAAAATTCGGAAACAGGCGAACAAAGATTTCCGCTCACCTATAAGGGCGACTCTTTGATTGTTAATACCAAAAAGTTGCATAGCAATGATTGGGTGGTCGTAAATGTCATTTCCAAGGCTGCACTTTATCAGGATTCGAACCGTCTGCTGCAGATTTTTGTCATCATCGCACTGCTCTGTATTGTCTTCTCAATCCTGGCCGCGGTCGTGCTTGCCAACTCTATTACGAATCCCATTCTTAAAATGATCCGTCTGATGCGGCAGGTGATGTCCGGAGAATTGACCGTTCGATATAAAGCGAAAGCCGGCATGACGAATTTGATATATTGGGCGACAACTTTAACTATATGGTCACGCGAATCGATGAACTGTTGA
- a CDS encoding ArsR family transcriptional regulator, with protein sequence MKVTHALSTELRLQMMELLNTRRMNVAELAEALGVPVSTAASNVRVLEKAKLIETELLPASRGAMKVCSRIYDDIGITMNVPERSHRIDHGEQCYEIEMPIGNFTACEAAPTCGMVSENGSIIAEDSPAGFFHPNRVHAQLLWLRKGYLEYRYPLDIPREAQIHLIQFSMEVCSEAPNYDNDWPSDITLWINQVEIGSWTSPGDFGGRRGKLNPSWWMDNGTQFGFLKTWSVDNTRSMIDHQEISNRTLKSLDLLKHSYVDLRIGVKEDAAFKGGMNLFGRKFGDYEQDLVMKVFYTLN encoded by the coding sequence GTGAAAGTGACACATGCGCTTTCAACAGAGCTCAGATTACAAATGATGGAACTGCTGAACACCCGGAGAATGAATGTGGCGGAGCTTGCGGAAGCACTTGGAGTCCCGGTATCGACTGCTGCATCCAATGTCAGAGTGCTGGAGAAGGCCAAGCTGATCGAAACGGAGCTATTGCCAGCTTCACGCGGAGCCATGAAAGTATGCAGCCGAATTTACGATGATATTGGAATTACGATGAATGTCCCGGAGCGGAGTCATAGAATTGACCATGGTGAACAATGCTATGAGATCGAAATGCCGATAGGGAATTTTACGGCTTGCGAAGCAGCCCCGACTTGCGGCATGGTCAGTGAGAATGGGTCTATCATCGCAGAAGATTCACCAGCGGGATTTTTTCATCCTAACCGGGTTCATGCCCAACTGCTCTGGCTTCGGAAAGGGTATCTTGAATACCGTTATCCGCTTGATATTCCCCGAGAGGCACAGATTCACCTGATTCAATTCTCCATGGAGGTATGCTCTGAAGCACCCAATTATGATAATGACTGGCCTTCGGATATTACCTTATGGATTAATCAAGTGGAGATCGGTTCATGGACCTCACCGGGAGATTTTGGCGGGAGACGCGGAAAGCTGAATCCATCCTGGTGGATGGATAACGGAACACAATTTGGTTTTCTGAAAACCTGGAGTGTGGATAACACTCGGAGTATGATTGATCATCAAGAGATATCCAACCGCACACTGAAATCTCTGGATCTTCTGAAGCACAGCTATGTGGACCTGCGTATTGGGGTAAAAGAGGATGCCGCTTTCAAAGGGGGAATGAACCTGTTCGGGCGAAAGTTCGGTGACTATGAGCAGGATTTGGTCATGAAGGTTTTTTATACGCTGAATTAA
- a CDS encoding sugar ABC transporter permease produces the protein MSVVSFIWLRLFDAKNGPVNALLHALGLPVDINWLTDHRFVWWSVGFVMVLFLAGLQEIPTDHYEAAKIDGANAWHRFLHITLPGLSSVMKIQIFYQIINCLKLFGQVQIMTGGGPGDSTNTMIRYIYVTGFKKDMFGLAVAQSMVFCFIMLLIAVVQFKITDRKDG, from the coding sequence GTGTCTGTGGTCAGCTTCATCTGGCTGCGTTTATTCGATGCTAAGAATGGTCCAGTGAATGCTCTTCTGCATGCGCTTGGACTTCCGGTTGACATCAATTGGCTCACAGACCACCGTTTCGTCTGGTGGAGCGTAGGGTTTGTCATGGTGCTGTTTCTTGCCGGACTGCAGGAAATTCCCACCGACCATTACGAAGCGGCCAAAATTGACGGTGCGAATGCCTGGCACAGATTTCTGCATATTACACTTCCGGGCTTGTCCAGCGTGATGAAGATTCAGATTTTTTATCAGATTATCAACTGCTTAAAGCTGTTCGGGCAGGTGCAGATCATGACCGGAGGCGGACCGGGAGATTCCACCAATACCATGATTCGTTATATTTATGTAACTGGGTTCAAAAAAGATATGTTCGGCCTGGCCGTAGCGCAGTCAATGGTTTTCTGCTTCATCATGCTGCTTATTGCCGTCGTTCAATTCAAAATTACCGACCGGAAAGACGGATGA
- a CDS encoding carbohydrate ABC transporter permease codes for MNKVALNIIAVLLALLFAFPLQWMFLTSLKPDGVNVYTLADWVNWSDLNADNYVKVVRDSQILRWTWNSLVIGVLTTVISILFSSLAAFSFSKLPFRTRGIFYVLIVSGLLIPTEAILIPLYETALHLNLIDNIWAIILPGLTNPIGILLLKQFMDGVPKDYIEAAQIDGSPYFRLWWSICLPLTRSAMVSVGIFFFILSWNNFLWPYLAITSEENMILSAGLPTFLSNNTMSLNLIMTASAIAAIPTIIVFILLQRHIVQGVAMSGVKG; via the coding sequence ATGAATAAGGTCGCTTTAAACATCATTGCTGTTTTACTTGCACTCCTGTTTGCTTTTCCACTGCAGTGGATGTTCCTGACCTCCCTGAAGCCTGATGGTGTGAATGTATACACGCTTGCCGATTGGGTGAACTGGTCCGATCTGAATGCAGACAACTATGTCAAAGTAGTCCGTGACTCGCAAATATTGCGCTGGACATGGAACAGTTTGGTGATTGGCGTGCTCACGACGGTCATTTCCATTCTGTTCAGCTCTCTTGCGGCCTTCTCCTTCTCCAAACTGCCTTTTCGGACCCGGGGGATCTTCTATGTTCTGATTGTTTCAGGATTGCTTATTCCGACGGAAGCGATATTGATCCCGCTTTATGAAACAGCGCTGCATTTGAACCTCATTGATAATATTTGGGCGATTATTTTGCCGGGACTGACGAATCCAATCGGTATTTTGCTGCTGAAGCAATTTATGGATGGTGTGCCCAAGGATTATATCGAAGCCGCACAAATTGATGGTAGCCCCTATTTTCGATTATGGTGGAGCATCTGCCTGCCGCTTACGCGTTCAGCTATGGTATCGGTGGGGATTTTCTTCTTTATTCTTTCTTGGAATAATTTCTTGTGGCCTTACCTGGCTATCACTTCTGAGGAAAATATGATTTTGTCGGCAGGGCTGCCCACTTTTTTGTCGAATAATACAATGTCTTTGAACTTGATCATGACCGCAAGTGCGATTGCGGCAATTCCGACCATTATTGTGTTTATTCTGCTTCAGCGTCACATTGTCCAGGGTGTCGCCATGTCCGGTGTCAAAGGATAA
- a CDS encoding family 16 glycoside hydrolase, translating into MRKKLFSSFTVFICLIMLLTAIPAFASNGPIVWGTSSTITDINTFTDAGTDARGLRPGTFGAEYARMVKLANGDWLAVTAIYDNNGYTKVSWGGTRLQVFRSTDNCRTWSLTATLWEEGRDLDNGQLLQLSNGDILLAMRSVRWQESYQLRVYKSVNGGSNWSYLSTIDQNNGTVGSLGNPDKGVYEPHMQLLDDGSVAVMYANEKHVTETPSYSQIISEKISTNGGASWGNEIYVAWDPANAGARPGMPVWTKMTNGQYIVTFEVCGTQNCKVFTKKSTDGKTWASGIGTQVSSNQQGGPYLLSLSDGRLVLSSNSNVLSLSNDFGNTWIDNDPVAFGNSWWAALYQTGANEIAMIDSVERSVGGHNVQVRFGTLSSSYTNDFAANDSGWVHYGGTWSVSGGSYNVNSVNADKSVLTPYPSKMNYTLEGDMKLNNSGQGSLVFNLSSPATGADLQKGYAAGIDSAGSIWLGRFNNSWTSLQSVTASIATNTWYHMKITVNSGTIKVYVNDMAVPKITYADATFTSGSVGVRGGFNNSVSFDNILVN; encoded by the coding sequence ATGCGAAAAAAATTATTCAGTTCGTTCACCGTCTTCATCTGTCTGATTATGCTGCTTACGGCAATCCCGGCTTTTGCGTCCAACGGGCCAATTGTATGGGGAACATCATCCACGATAACGGATATTAATACCTTTACGGATGCGGGGACGGATGCCCGTGGGCTTAGGCCCGGAACCTTTGGAGCCGAATATGCGCGAATGGTTAAGCTGGCCAACGGGGATTGGCTGGCAGTCACCGCTATTTATGACAACAACGGCTATACCAAAGTCTCCTGGGGTGGGACCCGCCTGCAAGTATTCCGCAGTACGGACAACTGCCGGACCTGGTCACTTACAGCCACGCTATGGGAAGAAGGCCGTGACTTGGACAATGGGCAGCTGCTTCAGCTTTCCAATGGCGACATCCTCCTGGCTATGCGTTCGGTCCGGTGGCAGGAGTCCTATCAGCTCAGAGTGTACAAGAGTGTAAACGGAGGTTCCAACTGGAGTTATCTAAGTACGATAGATCAGAATAATGGGACGGTCGGTTCCTTGGGAAATCCAGATAAGGGGGTATATGAGCCTCACATGCAACTTCTGGATGATGGCTCGGTTGCTGTAATGTATGCGAATGAAAAGCACGTAACCGAAACTCCCTCCTACAGTCAGATCATTTCCGAGAAAATCTCCACCAATGGCGGAGCCAGCTGGGGAAATGAAATTTACGTAGCTTGGGACCCGGCAAATGCCGGTGCGCGTCCCGGGATGCCGGTATGGACCAAGATGACGAATGGACAGTATATTGTGACGTTTGAGGTCTGCGGAACCCAGAACTGCAAGGTTTTCACCAAAAAAAGTACGGATGGGAAGACCTGGGCAAGCGGGATCGGGACACAGGTATCCAGCAATCAGCAGGGTGGGCCGTACCTCCTGTCCCTAAGTGACGGACGTCTTGTTCTTAGTTCCAACTCTAATGTTCTCTCCTTAAGCAATGATTTTGGAAATACATGGATTGATAATGATCCCGTAGCTTTTGGGAACTCCTGGTGGGCGGCACTTTATCAGACGGGTGCCAACGAAATTGCCATGATTGATTCCGTGGAGCGGAGCGTGGGTGGACATAATGTTCAGGTACGGTTCGGAACCTTAAGTAGCTCCTACACGAACGATTTTGCAGCCAATGACAGCGGATGGGTCCATTATGGGGGAACCTGGTCGGTAAGCGGCGGAAGCTATAATGTTAATTCGGTGAATGCGGATAAGTCGGTGCTTACCCCTTACCCTTCCAAGATGAACTATACGCTTGAAGGTGACATGAAGCTCAATAACAGCGGACAAGGAAGTTTAGTCTTTAATCTGTCCAGTCCGGCCACCGGAGCCGATCTGCAAAAGGGCTATGCTGCAGGCATTGATTCCGCGGGCTCCATCTGGTTGGGTCGCTTTAATAATAGCTGGACGTCTCTTCAGTCGGTAACGGCGTCCATTGCCACAAACACTTGGTACCACATGAAAATCACCGTAAATAGTGGAACCATTAAGGTGTATGTGAACGATATGGCCGTGCCTAAGATCACCTATGCCGATGCAACGTTTACTTCAGGAAGTGTCGGTGTGCGTGGAGGCTTTAACAACAGTGTGAGCTTTGACAATATCCTAGTGAATTAG
- a CDS encoding ABC transporter substrate-binding protein, with product MGIKKRFASLLTAGLTLTLITAGCSSGTKDNGEASTASNQPSKTESTGGSPVEISFWNMFGGGEGDFVDQIIKNFNDSQKEVTVKQLRLESNEYYAKLSTALSSSKGPDVAVAHVDRISPFVKAKQIVAVDELAAKVDFDLTQISESNITSVSYDGKPYAVPLDTHFHMFYYNKDILQKAGLLNEDGTPKLGDMTPEGFEKTLADIQAKVPDVQAIAVNTPYFQEPFLNLYYEAGGDILNADMTKASINNDKALNVLNFYLDLYKNKYADLNDKTPWDTFHNGKAAFWFGGVWEAGLLLGDSTLNIGAMPLPPIFGSQTHWASSHTLVIPTYVTPEKQVAAAKFMKYFSEVGGEIWGQAGHVPANSKVTTSEAYKQLPYRSEFIEAQKTVKFAPPTDKYTTIITTISESLQNIIFGSETPKDGLAKLDKEINEVLDN from the coding sequence ATGGGGATTAAAAAGAGATTTGCAAGTTTATTAACAGCTGGGTTGACACTGACTCTGATTACGGCGGGCTGCTCATCCGGCACCAAAGATAACGGGGAGGCAAGCACCGCAAGCAACCAGCCGTCAAAGACGGAGAGCACAGGAGGCAGCCCCGTCGAGATTTCCTTCTGGAACATGTTCGGTGGTGGCGAAGGCGATTTCGTTGATCAAATCATCAAGAACTTCAATGATTCCCAAAAGGAAGTGACTGTGAAACAACTGCGGCTGGAGTCTAATGAGTACTATGCCAAGCTCAGCACGGCACTGTCTTCTTCCAAAGGTCCTGATGTGGCCGTGGCCCACGTAGACCGTATATCTCCGTTCGTGAAGGCCAAACAGATTGTGGCTGTGGATGAGCTGGCGGCGAAGGTTGATTTTGATCTCACGCAGATTTCCGAATCGAATATCACAAGTGTCTCCTATGACGGTAAACCTTACGCTGTGCCGCTGGATACTCACTTTCACATGTTTTATTACAATAAAGATATCCTGCAAAAAGCGGGGCTGCTGAACGAAGATGGTACACCGAAGCTAGGCGATATGACTCCAGAGGGATTTGAAAAGACGCTGGCAGATATTCAGGCCAAAGTGCCGGATGTGCAGGCGATTGCTGTGAACACTCCGTATTTTCAGGAGCCCTTTCTAAATCTGTATTATGAAGCGGGTGGAGATATCCTGAATGCGGATATGACCAAAGCTAGCATCAATAATGATAAAGCGCTGAATGTTCTGAATTTCTATTTGGATCTATACAAGAATAAATATGCCGATCTCAATGATAAGACACCTTGGGACACGTTCCATAACGGCAAAGCCGCCTTCTGGTTCGGCGGCGTGTGGGAAGCAGGGCTGCTCCTGGGTGACAGTACGCTGAATATTGGTGCCATGCCGCTTCCTCCTATCTTCGGAAGTCAGACACATTGGGCCAGCTCCCATACTTTGGTCATCCCTACTTATGTAACGCCAGAGAAGCAGGTTGCCGCAGCCAAGTTCATGAAATACTTCTCTGAAGTTGGCGGAGAAATTTGGGGGCAGGCGGGACATGTGCCAGCCAATAGCAAGGTAACTACAAGCGAAGCCTACAAGCAGCTTCCTTACCGCAGTGAGTTCATTGAGGCCCAGAAGACCGTGAAATTCGCGCCACCGACTGACAAATATACGACTATCATCACAACGATTTCCGAATCTCTGCAGAATATTATCTTCGGCAGCGAGACTCCGAAAGATGGACTGGCGAAGCTGGATAAGGAGATTAACGAGGTTCTGGACAATTAG
- a CDS encoding sugar-binding domain-containing protein, with the protein MATLKYTKDYPRPQFVREDWQSLNGEWDFRFDDANVGERENWQEELHGDLKIQVPFTYETKASGIAESSFHPYVWYQRDLQLPAELNEKRVMLNFQAVDYIAKVWVNGCYAGQHQGGYTAFSFDITDYLNKETSGTNKLVIKVEDSQSCTQPRGKQRWVEENFECFYVQTTGIWQSVWVEYVSPSYLKAVKITPDFDNRSVRFEYQTHQAGGTLRLETRISRNEKTLKQVALHIDRPWLQLDVDLVHEANGPWKSESWSPQAPNLYDVEFILYKDEVEVDHVYSYFGLRKISIEQGKVLLNNAPLYQRLILDQGYWPDSHLTPPSEEAIIEDIEAILAMGYNGVRKHMKIEDARFLYWCDVKGLLVWSEMAATFEFNDEAVETFMNEWTQVVRQQYNHPSIITWVPFNESWGIPQIFTHPQQQQFTEAVYHLTKALDPYRPVIVNDGWEHTVSDIITLHDYEELGQVLFERYTDSSGLLGGSFSFNNWKYAMAKGYEYRGQPVIVSEFGGIAFTSDQGWGYGNQVASEEAFIERFRNITQAIKDTPYICGYCYTQITDVQQEVNGLLTEDRKPKIPFEVIKEINLS; encoded by the coding sequence ATGGCTACTCTTAAGTACACAAAAGATTATCCGCGGCCGCAGTTTGTCCGTGAAGATTGGCAAAGTTTGAATGGGGAGTGGGATTTTCGGTTTGACGATGCTAACGTAGGCGAGCGGGAGAACTGGCAGGAAGAACTGCATGGGGACTTAAAGATACAGGTTCCTTTCACCTACGAAACGAAGGCTAGCGGGATCGCTGAATCCTCCTTTCACCCTTATGTATGGTACCAACGAGATTTGCAACTGCCTGCGGAATTAAACGAGAAAAGGGTCATGTTGAATTTCCAGGCGGTTGATTATATCGCGAAAGTATGGGTCAACGGTTGTTACGCCGGACAGCATCAAGGAGGGTATACGGCATTTTCCTTTGATATTACGGATTATTTGAACAAGGAAACGAGTGGCACTAACAAGCTTGTTATCAAAGTAGAAGATAGCCAGAGCTGTACGCAACCGCGGGGTAAACAGCGCTGGGTGGAAGAGAATTTCGAGTGCTTTTATGTGCAGACCACGGGAATCTGGCAGAGTGTGTGGGTAGAATATGTATCTCCCTCGTACCTCAAGGCCGTAAAAATCACGCCGGATTTCGACAATCGTTCGGTCCGTTTTGAATATCAGACTCACCAGGCAGGGGGCACCCTCCGGCTGGAGACGCGAATCAGCCGCAATGAGAAAACCTTGAAGCAGGTCGCGCTGCATATTGACCGTCCTTGGCTGCAGCTTGATGTCGATTTGGTGCATGAAGCCAATGGGCCATGGAAATCGGAGTCCTGGTCCCCGCAGGCACCGAATCTGTACGATGTCGAGTTTATTTTATATAAGGATGAGGTGGAAGTTGACCATGTGTATTCCTACTTCGGATTGCGTAAAATCTCCATTGAACAGGGCAAGGTGCTGCTGAATAACGCGCCTTTATATCAAAGACTAATTCTGGATCAGGGCTACTGGCCAGACAGCCATCTGACCCCACCGTCGGAAGAAGCAATCATTGAAGATATTGAGGCCATTCTGGCCATGGGCTACAATGGCGTTCGTAAGCATATGAAGATAGAGGATGCAAGATTCCTGTACTGGTGCGATGTGAAAGGTCTGCTGGTCTGGTCGGAGATGGCGGCAACGTTCGAGTTCAATGACGAGGCTGTGGAGACATTTATGAACGAATGGACGCAGGTTGTCCGGCAGCAGTATAATCATCCATCGATCATCACGTGGGTACCTTTTAACGAATCATGGGGAATCCCCCAGATATTTACGCATCCCCAGCAGCAGCAATTTACTGAAGCCGTGTATCATTTAACGAAAGCTCTAGACCCGTATCGTCCAGTTATTGTCAACGATGGCTGGGAGCATACGGTCAGTGATATTATTACGCTTCATGATTATGAGGAACTGGGGCAAGTCTTGTTCGAGCGTTACACAGATTCTAGCGGGCTTCTTGGCGGCAGCTTCTCATTCAACAATTGGAAATATGCGATGGCGAAAGGCTACGAATATCGCGGTCAACCGGTCATTGTCAGTGAATTCGGCGGAATTGCCTTTACCTCTGATCAAGGCTGGGGCTACGGAAATCAAGTAGCCAGCGAGGAAGCCTTTATCGAGCGGTTCCGCAATATTACACAGGCCATCAAAGACACGCCTTACATCTGCGGGTATTGCTATACGCAAATTACGGACGTTCAGCAGGAAGTGAACGGACTTCTCACAGAGGACCGTAAGCCAAAAATACCGTTTGAAGTCATTAAGGAGATTAATCTCTCCTAG